The proteins below are encoded in one region of Castor canadensis chromosome 6, mCasCan1.hap1v2, whole genome shotgun sequence:
- the Rgmb gene encoding repulsive guidance molecule B: MMRKKRKRGVPPGPCRSHGPRPATAPAPPPSPEPTRPAWTGMGLRAAPSCAAAAAAAAGAEQRRRPRLCPPPPLALLLLLLLSLGLLHAGDCQQPAQCRIQKCTTDFVSLTSHLNSAIDGFDSEFCKALRAYASCTQRTSKACRGNLVYHSAVLGISDLMSQRNCSKDGPTSSTNPEVTHDPCNYHSHAEAREHRGGDQNPPSYLFCGLFGDPHLRTFKDHFQTCKVEGAWPLIDNNYLSVQVTNVPVVPGSSATATNKITIIFKAHHECTDQKVYQAVTDDLPAAFVDGTTSGGDGDAKSLHIVERESGRYVEMHARYLGTTVFVRQLGRYLTLAIRMPEDLAMSYEESQDLQLCVNGCPLSERIDDGQGQVSAILGHSLPHTSLAQAWSGYTLETANTQCHEKMPVKDIYFQSCVFDLLTTGDANFTTAAHSALEDVEALHPRKERWHIFPSSSNGTPHGGSHLPVILGLTCLILTVFL; the protein is encoded by the exons ATGAT gaggaagaagaggaagcgAGGCGTGCCCCCCGGCCCATGCCGCAGCCACGGGCCCCGACCCGCCACGGCGCCCGCGCCGCCACCCTCGCCGGAGCCCACGAGACCTGCATGGACGGGCATGGGCTTGAGAGCAGCACCTTcctgcgccgccgccgccgccgctgccgccgggGCTGAGCAGCGCCGCCGCCCCCGGCTctgcccgccgccgccgctggcgctgctgctgctgttgctgctcaGCCTCGGGCTGCTCCACGCAG GTGACTGCCAACAGCCAGCCCAATGTCGAATCCAGAAGTGTACCACAGACTTTGTGTCCCTGACTTCACACCTGAACTCTGCCATTGATGGCTTTGACTCTGAGTTTTGCAAGGCACTCCGTGCCTATGCCAGCTGCACACAACGAACTTCAAAAGCCTGCCGTGGCAATCTGGTATATCATTCTGCTGTGTTGGGTATCAGTGACCTCATGAGCCAGAGGAACTGTTCCAAGGATGGACCCACATCCTCTACGAACCCCGAAGTGACCCATGACCCTTGTAACTATCACAGCCATGCAGAAGCCAGAGAACACAGGGGAGGGGACCAGAACCCTCCCAGTTACCTTTTTTGTGGCTTGTTCGGCGATCCTCACCTTAGAACTTTCAAGGATCACTTCCAGACTTGCAAAGTGGAAGGGGCCTGGCCACTCATAGATAATAATTATCTTTCTGTTCAAGTGACAAATGTGCCTGTGGTACCTGGATCCAGTGCTACTGCTACAAATAAG ATCACAATCATCTTCAAAGCTCACCATGAGTGTACAGATCAGAAAGTATACCAAGCTGTGACAGATGACCTGCCAGCTGCCTTTGTGGATGGCACCACCAGTGGTGGGGACGGTGATGCCAAGAGCTTACATATCGTGGAGAGGGAAAGTGGCCGCTATGTGGAGATGCATGCCCGTTACTTAGGCACCACCGTGTTTGTGCGACAGCTGGGTCGCTACCTCACCCTCGCCATTCGAATGCCTGAAGACTTGGCTATGTCCTACGAGGAAAGCCAGGACCTGCAGTTGTGTGTGAATGGCTGCCCCCTGAGTGAACGCATTGATGATGGGCAGGGCCAGGTGTCTGCCATCCTGGGGCACAGCCTGCCTCACACCTCCTTGGCACAGGCCTGGTCTGGTTACACACTGGAGACAGCCAACACTCAATGCCATGAGAAGATGCCAGTGAAGGACATCTATTTCCAGTCCTGTGTCTTTGACTTGCTCACCACTGGTGATGCCAACTTTACCACCGCAGCCCACAGTGCCTTGGAGGACGTAGAGGCGCTGCACCCAAGGAAGGAACGCTGGCACATCTTTCCCAGCAGCAGCAATGGGACTCCCCATGGAGGCAGCCATTTGCCTGTCATTCTAGGACTCACATGCTTGATCCTTACTGTGTTTTTGTAG